In Pedobacter sp. SL55, the following proteins share a genomic window:
- a CDS encoding gliding motility-associated C-terminal domain-containing protein: protein MTKNAFVNSNIASQKWDFGNGQPISAATSPTTTYSAAGNYQVKLISVSSSGCADTLIKTITIYETPEVTFKDPGSCVNDVVQYEATALKGNIVAWLWDFGDGSNDAAQQTLQNPTHRYVATGTYTVKLMATSEQGCTVAFSRQVTISGSNPNAVFEVKNAANLCANVAVAFENKSTIAFGNMTKIEWIFDYKVGGANAVTVDNNPVLGKIYTHQYPNVSVKTDYAVVMRAYSGQVCFTETAPVVVSIYPAANLTVAAVEPLCETDSPIQLMVKDENNLSGTYTYAGTGVSATGLFNPKISGPGNFNIKYTYVTNKGCVEEKNINVAVGKLPLVTMPANIDILKGGQKQIDVISTGTNLTYKWVPAEGLSADNVPNPIAKPEKTTRYTLTVTSSSCKLVFDYTVTVHEEPLIPNVFSPNGDGKNDTWHIKYLETLTEGKIAIFNRYGQQVFNASPYNTPWDGKLNGTDLPVGVYYYIIEPNNGKKKYSGSVTILR, encoded by the coding sequence ATAACCAAAAATGCTTTTGTAAACAGTAACATTGCAAGCCAAAAATGGGATTTCGGAAACGGACAGCCCATTTCTGCTGCGACATCGCCAACTACAACTTATAGCGCTGCGGGTAATTACCAAGTAAAACTGATTTCTGTTTCTTCTAGTGGCTGCGCAGATACACTTATCAAAACCATTACCATTTACGAAACACCAGAAGTTACTTTTAAAGATCCTGGTTCTTGTGTAAATGATGTGGTACAATATGAAGCAACAGCGTTGAAAGGCAATATTGTAGCTTGGTTATGGGATTTTGGAGATGGCTCAAACGATGCGGCTCAGCAAACCCTCCAAAATCCAACGCATAGGTACGTTGCAACAGGTACTTATACAGTTAAGTTAATGGCTACATCGGAGCAAGGATGCACGGTTGCCTTTAGCCGACAGGTAACTATTAGCGGCAGTAACCCCAATGCGGTTTTTGAAGTAAAAAATGCGGCGAACCTATGTGCCAATGTAGCAGTGGCGTTTGAAAACAAGAGCACTATTGCTTTTGGAAATATGACCAAAATAGAATGGATATTTGATTACAAGGTAGGTGGAGCAAATGCTGTAACTGTGGATAACAATCCCGTACTGGGTAAAATTTATACACATCAATATCCAAATGTATCGGTTAAAACAGACTATGCTGTGGTAATGCGTGCCTATTCTGGGCAAGTATGTTTTACAGAAACAGCACCAGTTGTAGTTAGCATTTATCCTGCCGCCAATTTAACCGTTGCAGCTGTAGAGCCACTTTGCGAAACAGATAGCCCCATCCAGCTAATGGTCAAAGACGAAAACAATCTTTCGGGAACATATACCTATGCTGGAACGGGCGTATCCGCAACCGGACTTTTTAATCCCAAAATTAGTGGTCCGGGTAATTTCAATATCAAATACACGTATGTTACCAATAAAGGTTGTGTCGAAGAAAAAAATATCAATGTTGCTGTAGGTAAGTTGCCTTTGGTTACTATGCCGGCAAACATCGATATTTTAAAAGGCGGACAAAAGCAGATTGATGTAATTTCCACAGGAACCAATCTTACTTATAAGTGGGTTCCGGCAGAGGGTTTAAGTGCCGATAATGTGCCAAACCCCATAGCTAAACCAGAAAAAACTACTCGCTATACCTTAACGGTAACTTCTAGCAGTTGCAAATTGGTATTTGATTATACCGTTACTGTACATGAAGAACCCTTAATTCCTAATGTTTTTAGCCCCAATGGCGATGGTAAAAATGATACTTGGCACATTAAATACCTAGAAACACTTACCGAAGGCAAGATTGCTATATTTAATCGGTATGGGCAGCAAGTGTTTAACGCTTCGCCCTATAACACGCCTTGGGACGGTAAATTAAATGGAACAGATTTGCCTGTTGGGGTTTACTATTATATTATAGAGCCAAATAATGGCAAGAAAAAGTACAGCGGGTCTGTTACAATATTAAGATGA
- a CDS encoding PKD domain-containing protein, translating to MEKPLGATCATDEEILTNFDIFSPDFTLPTEACINTDVQFTDSSPRNGGSIKTWNWNFGDGFTSTQQNPKHKFTTPGVKTIILNVTTAIGCNLSVTKTINVLAAPKSQFTAIGPFCINSTIQFNNQKCFCKQ from the coding sequence ATAGAAAAACCACTGGGTGCAACTTGTGCTACAGATGAAGAGATTTTAACCAATTTCGATATCTTTTCTCCAGATTTTACGCTACCTACCGAAGCCTGTATAAATACCGATGTTCAATTTACAGACTCTTCGCCAAGAAACGGAGGCAGTATAAAAACATGGAACTGGAATTTTGGAGATGGTTTTACTTCTACCCAACAAAACCCTAAGCATAAGTTTACTACGCCGGGTGTAAAAACGATCATTTTAAATGTAACTACTGCTATAGGCTGTAATCTTTCGGTAACTAAAACCATTAACGTTTTGGCCGCTCCAAAATCTCAATTTACCGCTATAGGGCCTTTTTGCATCAACTCAACCATCCAGTTCAATAACCAAAAATGCTTTTGTAAACAGTAA